Proteins from a single region of Acidianus ambivalens:
- a CDS encoding gamma-glutamylcyclotransferase, translating into MYLFAYGTLRYGFELHHLLKDSRFVGLGFIEGYKMYDIGNYPGVVRGDGIVWGEVYEIKDELISLLDEVEDYKGRPDDLYIREKTRVYFDQKRRYYIDNVNFYRYNHGIEFRDEIESGDYSRWVGMPVIVNYFAYAENTNPEILKERGVKEILKEIEAYLEDYKIIFNIKCKYGLCANLKEFKGGKVYGYIYVMLENELNSLDKAEEHLIKYVRDVIKVKDKEGKEYFAQAYISDYKEGEGEPTDFYKNSIIEGLKRKWDKISTGL; encoded by the coding sequence ATGTATCTATTTGCTTACGGAACTTTAAGATACGGTTTTGAGCTTCATCATTTACTTAAAGATAGCAGATTTGTAGGTTTAGGTTTTATAGAAGGTTACAAGATGTATGATATAGGAAATTATCCTGGCGTAGTTAGAGGAGATGGCATAGTATGGGGAGAAGTCTACGAAATAAAAGATGAATTAATAAGCCTTCTAGATGAAGTAGAAGATTATAAAGGCAGACCAGACGACTTATACATAAGAGAAAAAACTAGAGTCTATTTTGATCAGAAAAGAAGATATTATATAGATAATGTGAATTTTTACAGATACAATCATGGAATAGAATTTAGAGATGAAATTGAATCTGGAGATTATTCAAGATGGGTAGGAATGCCGGTGATTGTGAACTATTTTGCATATGCTGAAAACACAAATCCTGAGATTCTAAAGGAAAGAGGAGTTAAAGAAATATTAAAGGAGATTGAAGCATATTTGGAAGACTATAAAATTATCTTTAATATCAAATGCAAGTATGGACTTTGTGCAAATTTGAAAGAATTTAAAGGCGGCAAAGTTTACGGCTATATATATGTGATGCTAGAAAATGAATTGAATTCATTAGATAAAGCAGAAGAGCATTTGATCAAGTACGTTAGAGACGTTATAAAGGTAAAGGATAAAGAAGGGAAGGAATATTTCGCACAAGCTTATATCTCAGATTATAAAGAAGGGGA
- a CDS encoding NfeD family protein has protein sequence MAHHIVIPIIIILVLVIVLIATGYISDPIIDIPSFAIVGFLTYRIFYVIIKTRKRNLYSYTGKIGKAVEDIPKGKEGYILIEGEYWRAIAEEPITSGDEVIVVGMQDLKLIVRKNKNNEVII, from the coding sequence GTGGCACACCACATAGTTATTCCAATTATAATCATATTAGTTCTGGTTATCGTCTTAATAGCTACTGGTTATATTTCTGATCCAATAATAGATATTCCGTCTTTTGCTATAGTGGGATTTCTTACGTATAGGATTTTTTACGTTATAATAAAAACTAGAAAGAGAAACTTATATTCATATACTGGCAAAATAGGGAAAGCTGTAGAGGATATTCCAAAAGGAAAAGAAGGCTATATATTAATAGAAGGTGAATATTGGAGAGCAATAGCCGAGGAGCCAATAACTTCTGGAGACGAAGTTATTGTGGTCGGGATGCAAGATTTAAAGCTTATAGTGAGAAAAAATAAAAATAATGAAGTTATCATCTAG
- a CDS encoding thermopsin family protease gives MNSLLALSLILLLLLPLSSISLDHSFTIGDPAYPSGMSFFPLTNVIYTTYVMGTVNITSLNIGNSYLSSGALFTKGNASLQLNAMIDGKYWAQDVALFHEVNNKKEEFEITMIINLWNLSGPFKILKNNVTTYQGLGVYLYQGPTFNVTLPLNFSLFMNATNSLEFGYCINGKKYVYQILPYFGKFQIGGLSILGLPNDLEFVWGGPGCGSEVCMSGEMSEEIYYLQQGKLVIPSSAFSVGLDTAESAYGIKVFANFRNITSPFACVTKGINSPSVLWPVPPSIIVQSNGSIKHVKLCINGFPLSNQEIEVLLPSANLSSPIPFTTVKEIGYTNNDGEITFNVSNQSLYIIYYPGNYTLSSAYDISSPLLSHLVSSIKSAYDSLVNFLKSYNFKHALSSSFSRIKYKSQSINIDYLLLEYIGAFAVGILVSAILAKYKF, from the coding sequence ATGAACTCATTATTAGCATTAAGCTTAATACTACTACTCTTGCTACCACTATCTTCAATATCTCTTGATCATTCATTTACAATTGGAGATCCTGCTTATCCATCTGGTATGTCATTTTTCCCTCTTACTAATGTAATTTATACGACATATGTTATGGGTACAGTTAATATAACAAGTCTTAATATAGGTAACTCTTATCTGTCTTCGGGCGCCCTTTTTACAAAGGGTAATGCGTCTCTACAATTAAACGCTATGATAGACGGAAAATATTGGGCACAAGACGTTGCATTATTTCATGAAGTAAATAATAAAAAAGAAGAATTTGAAATTACAATGATAATAAACCTATGGAATTTATCTGGTCCATTTAAGATTTTGAAAAATAATGTTACTACATATCAAGGTCTAGGGGTTTATCTGTATCAAGGTCCTACATTTAATGTTACTTTACCGCTTAATTTCTCACTTTTCATGAATGCTACAAATAGTCTCGAATTTGGATATTGTATTAATGGTAAGAAATATGTATATCAAATCCTACCATATTTTGGAAAGTTTCAGATAGGAGGGTTATCTATATTAGGACTACCTAATGATTTAGAGTTTGTTTGGGGAGGTCCGGGTTGTGGAAGCGAAGTATGTATGTCTGGTGAGATGAGCGAAGAAATATACTATTTGCAACAAGGAAAACTAGTTATACCTTCCTCAGCGTTTTCTGTAGGATTAGACACGGCAGAAAGCGCGTATGGTATTAAAGTATTTGCAAATTTTAGAAATATTACAAGTCCTTTTGCATGCGTTACTAAAGGAATTAATTCTCCATCAGTTCTTTGGCCAGTACCTCCATCAATTATAGTGCAATCTAATGGTAGCATAAAACATGTCAAGCTTTGCATTAATGGATTTCCATTATCTAATCAAGAAATTGAGGTATTACTTCCTTCTGCTAATTTGTCTTCTCCAATACCTTTTACAACTGTAAAAGAAATTGGGTATACAAATAACGATGGAGAAATAACATTTAACGTTTCTAATCAAAGCTTATATATAATTTACTACCCTGGAAATTATACACTGTCCTCAGCATATGATATTTCCTCTCCATTATTATCTCACTTAGTTTCTTCAATAAAATCTGCTTACGATTCTTTAGTTAACTTCCTAAAGAGTTATAACTTTAAACATGCTTTATCATCCTCTTTCTCAAGAATAAAGTATAAATCACAAAGCATTAATATAGACTATTTACTTTTAGAATATATTGGAGCCTTTGCTGTAGGAATCTTAGTTTCTGCTATTTTAGCTAAATATAAGTTTTAA
- a CDS encoding slipin family protein translates to MDTGLIIGLVLLLIIILIFVGMSLRQVKEWERAVVLRLGRILGVKGPGIIFLIPFVDRPVIVDLRIVTVDIPPQTIITKDNVTISIDAVVYYKVLDPIKAVSMVYNYRSAVLNISQTSLRDIVGQMELDEVLSKREEINKKLQEILDNYTEAWGIKVTAVTVRDIKLSPDLLSAMARQAEAERQRRARVILSEGERQASTILAEASQAYKNNPAALQLRFLETLSDISQKGGLIIVVPAGQELYPTISLASFAASYVKQQEIGQK, encoded by the coding sequence ATGGATACAGGTTTAATAATTGGTTTAGTTTTACTTTTGATAATAATCTTAATATTTGTAGGAATGTCATTAAGACAAGTTAAAGAATGGGAAAGGGCTGTAGTTTTAAGGTTAGGTAGAATTTTGGGAGTAAAGGGTCCAGGTATAATTTTTCTAATTCCCTTCGTCGATAGACCAGTAATAGTTGATTTAAGAATAGTTACTGTAGATATTCCTCCTCAAACAATTATAACTAAAGATAACGTAACTATATCTATAGATGCTGTAGTATATTATAAGGTATTAGATCCCATCAAGGCAGTCTCAATGGTTTACAATTATAGATCTGCAGTTTTAAATATTTCTCAAACTTCCTTAAGAGACATTGTAGGCCAAATGGAACTAGACGAGGTCTTAAGTAAGAGGGAAGAGATAAACAAAAAATTGCAAGAGATATTAGATAATTATACTGAAGCGTGGGGAATAAAAGTCACCGCTGTCACAGTGAGGGACATAAAGCTTTCTCCTGATCTATTATCTGCGATGGCTAGACAAGCTGAGGCTGAAAGACAAAGGAGAGCTAGAGTAATTTTAAGTGAAGGGGAAAGGCAGGCTTCAACGATACTGGCTGAAGCTTCTCAAGCATATAAAAATAATCCAGCAGCTCTTCAACTTAGATTCTTAGAGACGCTTTCGGATATCTCACAAAAAGGAGGATTAATAATAGTGGTCCCAGCAGGTCAAGAATTATATCCAACGATTTCACTAGCATCATTTGCGGCAAGCTATGTAAAACAACAAGAAATAGGACAGAAATAA